One part of the Dunckerocampus dactyliophorus isolate RoL2022-P2 chromosome 11, RoL_Ddac_1.1, whole genome shotgun sequence genome encodes these proteins:
- the LOC129189680 gene encoding protocadherin alpha-2-like, whose translation MVTKKKSSSVSSSYARRRTQASTVVLHLDELYLRWISDMGDLVHFAEPTMRTRQQKRHHVWIHFAVLLCIYDSSASQLSYSINEEVNKGFVVGNIAKDLNLNVQDLDTRDLRVVSSYSKEYFNVNLQTGNLFVKERIDREELCPNLAKCSLRIQAVLNNPMTAHRIEVSVLDINDNSPAFTENAYSLDIFESAIQGERYLLPVAVDADIGSNSVRSYKLSNNEHFTLDVQSGGDHGVSAELVLHKPLDREKQSLITLTLTAVDGGKPPKSGSLQIRVNVLDVNDNVPTFSKSLYKVRVSEDAAQGSVVIKLNATDLDDGMNSKILYSLIKRGNNDPSNVFNLNAETGEITVKGTLDYEETPAYEVRVQAMDQGTVPRSAHAKLLIEIIDVNDNAPEITVTSLMTPVKENAELGTIVALVTVSDNDGGNNGVTNCKVVGSVPFKLKSNYKNDYSLVVDGALDRENTSLYNVPIISTDEGSPPLSTSRIITVHVSDVNDNAPHFKEPVINVYVKENSPTGSSLCSINALDPDLDANAKVSYTLLDIYPGNIPITSLLNINSESGDIVSSQSFDFEKLKTFQFKVQATDSGVPPLSGNVTVNVFVLDENDNSPTILPPYSEHSSVNSENIPYSAEAGYFVAKIRAVDADSGYNALLSYHLSEPKGNNNLFRIGTSTGEIRTKRRMSDNDLKSHPLVVLVCDHGEASLSATVSIDVVVLESTADIHTPFRHVPIKEETFSDLHLYLLIAIVAVSLIFLLSLITLIAVRCHRQTDGTFGRYGAPMITTHPDGSWSYSKATQQYDVCFSSDTLKSDVMVFPAPFQPVDAELISISGGDTFTRTQTLPNSEKVG comes from the coding sequence ATGGTAACAAAAAAGAAATCGTCATCAGTCAGTAGTTCATACGCACGAAGACGCACTCAAGCCTCAACAGTGGTACTGCACTTGGATGAATTATATCTACGGTGGATAAGTGATATGGGGGATTTGGTTCATTTTGCTGAACCAACGATGAGAACGCGTCAACAAAAAAGACACCATGTCTGGATTCACTTCGCTGTGCTTCTTTGTATTTACGACTCGTCCGCTTCGCAATTGTCCTACTCCATTAACGAGGAGGTCAACAAAGGCTTTGTGGTGGGGAACATCGCCAAGGATTTAAACCTTAACGTGCAGGACCTGGACACCAGAGATCTACGAGTGGTTTCGAGCTACAGTAAAGAGTATTTTAATGTGAATCTGCAGACGGGGAACCTATTTGTAAAGGAAAGAATAGACAGGGAGGAGCTTTGTCCTAACCTGGCGAAATGCTCGTTGAGGATACAAGCTGTGTTAAACAATCCGATGACAGCACACCGCATTGAGGTCAGTGTTTTGGATATAAACGACAATTCGCCTGCTTTCACTGAAAATGCCTACTCTTTGGATATTTTTGAATCAGCCATACAGGGAGAGCGCTACCTTCTCCCCGTGGCTGTGGACGCAGACATTGGCAGTAACTCCGTGAGAAGCTACAAGCTGAGCAATAATGAACACTTTACACTAGACGTGCAGAGCGGAGGAGACCACGGCGTGTCTGCAGAGTTGGTGCTGCATAAACCTTTAGATCGAGAGAAGCAGTCGCTCATTACACTCACGCTGACCGCTGTAGACGGCGGTAAACCTCCTAAATCTGGCTCTTTGCAAATACGCGTTAATGTGCTTGATGTCAATGACAATGTGCCCACTTTTAGCAAGTCGCTTTATAAAGTGCGTGTGAGTGAAGATGCCGCACAAGGCTCAGTTGTGATAAAATTAAATGCAACAGATTTAGACGACGGCATGAACAGTAAGATCCTGTATTCGTTAATTAAACGAGGTAACAATGATCcatcaaatgtttttaatttaaatgcaGAAACAGGAGAAATCACCGTGAAAGGTACATTAGATTATGAAGAAACTCCTGCTTATGAAGTCAGGGTTCAAGCAATGGATCAGGGCACAGTTCCTCGTAGTGCTCATGCTAAACTGCTGATAGAGATAATTGATGTTAATGACAACGCCCCCGAAATAACGGTGACGTCACTTATGACGCCAGTAAAAGAAAACGCAGAATTGGGCACAATAGTTGCTTTGGTTACAGTGAGTGATAACGACGGGGGGAACAACGGTGTAACAAACTGTAAGGTAGTTGGATCTGTTCCGTTTAAACTGAAATCTAattataaaaatgattattCTTTAGTAGTTGATGGAGCACTAGACAGAGAAAACACTTCTCTTTATAATGTCCCCATTATATCCACAGATGAAGGAAGTCCTCCTCTGTCCACTAGCAGGATCATTACTGTTCATGTTTCTGATGTGAATGATAATGCACCTCATTTTAAGGAGCCTGTTATTAATGTGTATGTCAAAGAAAATAGTCCAACAGGATCTTCTCTTTGTTCCATAAATGCCCTTGACCCTGATTTGGATGCTAATGCAAAAGTGTCCTACACATTGTTAGATATTTATCCTGGAAATATTCCAATAACATCACTTCTAAACATCAACTCAGAGAGTGGCGATATAGTCAGTTCGCAGTCTTTTGACTTTGAGAAGTTAAAGACGTTCCAGTTTAAAGTTCAGGCCACAGACTCTGGTGTTCCTCCACTCAGCGGCAACGTGACTGTcaatgtttttgtcttggatGAGAATGACAACAGTCCCACCATTCTGCCGCCCTATTCTGAGCACAGCTCCGTTAACAGTGAGAACATCCCCTATTCTGCTGAAGCAGGATACTTTGTGGCAAAGATCAGGGCTGTAGACGCAGACTCTGGATACAATGCACTGCTCTCCTATCACCTGTCTGAGCCCAAAGGCAACAACAACCTCTTCCGGATCGGAACCAGCACCGGGGAGATTCGCACCAAGAGGAGAATGAGTGACAATGACCTGAAAAGTCACCCCTTGGTGGTGTTGGTTTGTGATCATGGAGAAGCTTCCCTGTCAGCTACTGTGTCTATTGATGTGGTGGTGCTTGAAAGCACAGCTGACATCCACACTCCGTTCAGACATGTGCCCATAAAGGAGGAGACCTTCTCTGATTTACACTTGTACCTGCTCATCGCCATTGTGGCCGTGTCACTCATCTTTCTGCTCAGCCTCATCACTTTAATAGCCGTCAGAtgccacagacagacagacggcACTTTCGGCAGGTACGGCGCCCCGATGATCACCACCCATCCTGACGGGAGCTGGTCTTACTCCAAAGCGACTCAGCAGTACGACGTGTGTTTCAGCTCGGACACACTCAAGAGTGACGTAATGGTTTTCCCCGCACCTTTTCAACCTGTAGACGCTGAACTGATCAGTATTAGTGGAGGAGACACCTTTACCAGGACCCAGACTTTGCCTAATTCTGAGAAGGTAGGCTAA